One part of the Microbulbifer sp. THAF38 genome encodes these proteins:
- a CDS encoding polysaccharide lyase 6 family protein has translation MIRNVFVLFSMSIICTVKSVSVNAETYTVDSGATLSNRLAITKPGDTIYLESGEYPGRYKLKANASRENPILIIPKERDKVYFTGEYTLTGDGMVFDGIHFQDNGKLVVGDDRNHIDTKDIVIRNCTFDGLNSGTWLQIRESAKDIIVEHNLFANKKTKGQLLQLKPPYNDPMNHIIRRNYFFNIERGDGNGYETIQVGQEVEGKDRETNVLIEFNLFEEASGEEEIISVKTSRNIVQFNTFLRSMGSLTFRHGDNNLAKGNIFLGEGVVNTKGIRFQGEDHTITGNYMEGIDKAPLSIMDGESNPKDPKYPFYGPVVNAKIDLNVIINSGYLLIGQGLGGYNTDIPAENVMFTNNVIYRTRGSESFTKLVDTGSKGLSDDYLKNTVAKGNKYFGATLGDGFGGVHGFNEVFSIDEILDLIDFSAYRPLSVSDVGPYTEGSEVDSNMSWLVPVRRLLL, from the coding sequence ATGATTAGGAATGTATTCGTATTATTTTCAATGTCGATTATTTGTACGGTGAAGTCAGTAAGTGTAAATGCCGAGACTTATACTGTTGATTCTGGTGCTACCCTCAGCAATAGGTTAGCTATTACAAAACCTGGAGATACTATTTATCTCGAATCCGGTGAATATCCTGGCAGATATAAATTAAAGGCAAATGCTTCGCGGGAGAACCCTATATTAATCATACCAAAAGAACGTGATAAGGTTTACTTTACGGGTGAGTACACCCTTACTGGTGATGGTATGGTCTTTGATGGTATACACTTTCAGGATAATGGGAAGTTGGTCGTTGGTGATGACAGAAATCACATTGATACAAAAGATATTGTAATTCGTAATTGTACATTTGATGGTCTCAATTCTGGAACCTGGTTGCAGATTAGAGAAAGCGCTAAAGATATTATAGTTGAGCATAACTTGTTTGCGAATAAAAAAACTAAAGGACAGTTACTGCAGCTAAAGCCGCCTTATAACGACCCCATGAACCATATAATTAGGAGAAACTATTTTTTCAATATTGAGCGGGGTGATGGTAATGGATATGAGACAATTCAGGTGGGACAAGAGGTTGAAGGTAAAGACCGTGAAACGAATGTTTTAATTGAGTTTAATTTGTTTGAGGAGGCTAGTGGTGAGGAAGAAATAATTAGCGTAAAGACCTCTAGGAATATTGTACAATTTAATACATTTCTTCGTTCCATGGGATCGCTAACTTTTAGGCATGGTGACAACAATTTGGCGAAAGGAAATATCTTTTTGGGGGAGGGAGTCGTAAATACAAAGGGGATTAGATTTCAGGGAGAGGATCACACGATAACGGGTAATTACATGGAGGGAATTGATAAGGCGCCTCTTTCTATTATGGATGGTGAATCGAACCCCAAAGATCCAAAATATCCTTTTTATGGTCCGGTAGTTAATGCTAAAATAGACCTTAATGTTATTATAAATAGTGGATATTTGCTCATTGGCCAGGGTCTTGGAGGTTATAATACGGATATCCCTGCTGAAAATGTAATGTTTACAAATAATGTGATTTATCGAACAAGAGGCTCTGAATCTTTTACTAAATTGGTTGATACTGGTAGTAAGGGTTTGTCCGATGATTATTTGAAAAATACAGTCGCAAAGGGGAATAAATATTTTGGCGCGACGCTTGGCGATGGGTTTGGAGGAGTTCATGGATTTAATGAAGTCTTTAGCATTGATGAAATTTTAGATTTAATTGACTTTTCTGCGTATCGACCATTAAGTGTAAGCGATGTTGGCCCATATACCGAGGGTTCTGAGGTAGATTCAAATATGTCATGGTTAGTGCCAGTTAGAAGATTATTGTTGTGA